AATTATTTACAGATCGTTATTTAGACGTACAGCCACATGATGAAGGTGGTGGGATACAGGTGGTGCCGAGTGGTCCTGATACTTCTCAAGGAATTATGAGCTATTTATATTTTTCTATGATCACGAATGCGAAGAAGTCTGTCTGGATTACTACACCGTATTTCATTCCGAGTAAGGAGATTCGAACTGCCTTACTGATTGCAGCTGTTAAAGGGATTGATGTTCGCCTTATGGTACCCGAAAAGTCCGACGGATTTTTAACTGAATATGCAACACGGTCCTACTTCAGTGAACTATTGAAATATGGCGTAAAAATTTATTTATATCGAAAAGGGTTCCACCACCAAAAGACAATCATTGTTGATGGGTCGTATGCTACGTTAGGTACAGCCAATGTGGACCTTCGCAGCTTTCATTTAAATTTTGAAGTCAATGTATTCATGTTTAGAACACCATCTGTTGATACGTTAATATCTCAATATGAAGAGGATTTAAACAACAGTGTAGAAGTCGACATAAATACTTATAAAGATAGAGGCCTTCTAATCAGAACAAATGAATCATTTGCACGATTATTTTCTCCCGTTCTTTAGAGCGGGAGTTTTTCAATCCCATGAAAGAATCCACTTATTACGTACATACTACAATTATAACTTCATGTAGAGGATGTGTTGTACATGTTTGGGTGGATTTTTCCTGTCGGATTTTGGTTTGCAGGAACACTAATTGCCGCAAGTCCTGGCATATTATTCAGGATGCTTGAAAAGGAAAAAGAACATTTGAGAAAAGAAGCCGCTGACACAAATTTTCGTGATCATATGGCTTCAATATTCTTTCGAGTCGAGGAAAACTTACTTAGTTCGATACCGTGGTGGGCTTTCACCTTAATTTGTTCCCTTTTAGCGATATTCTTTTTTACGTTTGGCTTTATTGCACTAAGCTTTGTATTAGCAGGCTAAAGTGTAGATTTCGCAACATTCACATACCAACGACTCGTTAAGCTTTCTCGTTCCAAGTAAAGTACTGCCTTTTCCTTCGTAAGCCCTTGACGAGTACGTACAGTCAATTCAACCGGATATTCAACAACCATCAAGCTTGTCGGTTGTTGTTTGAAACGTGGCACATCTGGATTGATAAAAAAGATCTTTCTAAGCGTACGAACATTCTTGGCGGGTCGTATTGTCTTTCTAACGATCGCATTGTCTTCTTGATTTATTCCATTTATGAAGGCGAACGCAATCTGTTCACTTGTCGCTTTATTAAGGTATTGATCTAATTTCCCAGCTGCTTTTAGAATCATTAATTGGTGTGATGGATCCTCTTTACTCGAGCTATGCGTAGTACTGTTTGGTAGGTGTATACAGAAATGTCCCGGAAAGTTGTTCGCTAATGCGCCTGCTCCATGTGGCATACCGTGCATAGAAGCTGGAATAAGATGCGATCCGCTTCGGATAAAAATCGCTCTTCGCTTCCAGCTCCATTTTCCATCATAAATAGCTTTCATAATAGCTGTATCAATAGTTGTGAGTGGTTGGACATCCGCATGCTTGGATCCTGCACGTCGTTGAACTTTAAAATATAGCCCTGTCTCATAATCAACCACTTCAAAAACACTATCTTTTGGAACAATCTCACTTGTTTCATCCCATGACTTCCATTCAATACGCTCAGGAATTTGGGTACCATCATCGAAAATTGAGGGAAGATATTCAACATTTATACTGTTTGCATATAAGCTACTCGGAAAAATAAACAAGAGCACTACACAAGAAATTAACAATCGTTTCATATTCATTCTCCGTTCGGTGAAATTCTTCTCCTCTATTGTGAGACAATTACCACCTAATCTATAACAGGTAAAATTTTGATGCGATCTATATATACACCTGCGCGCTATTGTAATTCATGCCATCCGATGAAGCCATAAAAAAACTGTCGAAGCCGAAGCTAGGACAGGTTGTCATATAACTATGATTGATCATCGCTAATTCTAATCCTTGGATCAATTAATCCGTAGGCGATATCTATTAGCAGGATCATAACAACGAACAAGAAGGAATAGAACAGGGTAGTACCCATAATAACAGGATAATCGTTTGTTGAAATAGAGCGCACAAATTGTTCCCCAAGCCCTGGTACTGAGAAGATCCGTTCAATTACGAGCGTACCTGTCATAATGCCAACGAGCATAGGTCCAAGTACTGTAACTAATGGAATCAGGGCATTTCTAACGGCGTGAACAACAACAACCTTAAGCGAACTGACCCCTTTTGCTCGAGCCGTAACAATATAATCCTGACCAAATACTTCTAATAGCTCCGTTCTCATAAACCTTGCTGCCACGGCCATCGGGAATATTGCTAATGCAATCGTAGGCAAAACTGTATATTCTGGACCTTCCCAAAAGGCAACGGGAAGCCATTGTAATTTTACCCCGATATAGTATTGTAATAATCCAGCAAATACAAAGCTCGGAATTGAGATCCCAATAACTGATATTAAGGTCGAAGAATAATCCCACATCGTATTATGACGAATCGCAGAAATAATACCTAAAATCATTCCAAAAAGACTTCCGAGAATCATTGATTGCAACCCTAGATAAGCAGATGGCCCTACTCGTTCCATAATCATTCCAGTAACACTACGACCATCAAATTGAAAGGATACCCCAAGATCGCCTTGGACTAAGTTCGAAATATACGTGACATACTGAACTGGAACAGGATCATTTAAATTATATTTCTCTAAAATGATCGCTTCCTGATCAGGGGTAAGCTTCTCCGATAAAGCT
This Pseudalkalibacillus berkeleyi DNA region includes the following protein-coding sequences:
- the opp3b gene encoding oligopeptide ABC transporter permease, which encodes MKLYILKRLMYLIITVFVIASATFFLMKLMPGSPLALSEKLTPDQEAIILEKYNLNDPVPVQYVTYISNLVQGDLGVSFQFDGRSVTGMIMERVGPSAYLGLQSMILGSLFGMILGIISAIRHNTMWDYSSTLISVIGISIPSFVFAGLLQYYIGVKLQWLPVAFWEGPEYTVLPTIALAIFPMAVAARFMRTELLEVFGQDYIVTARAKGVSSLKVVVVHAVRNALIPLVTVLGPMLVGIMTGTLVIERIFSVPGLGEQFVRSISTNDYPVIMGTTLFYSFLFVVMILLIDIAYGLIDPRIRISDDQS